Proteins encoded within one genomic window of Sphaerotilus montanus:
- a CDS encoding toll/interleukin-1 receptor domain-containing protein, which translates to MSLTPVREAIEREVAAKPDLRDCFLCHAWDDRQGAAKQLYDLLEAGGVKVWFSEKDLGLGVPMMRAIDKGLATSKIGLVLVTPALLSRLPKEGVADKELSTLLQGNRLVPIVHGTTYTALRDVSPLLASRSGLDTSEDTMAVVATKIAELVAIWR; encoded by the coding sequence GTGTCCCTCACGCCGGTACGCGAGGCTATTGAAAGAGAAGTGGCAGCGAAGCCAGATCTTCGGGATTGCTTCCTCTGCCACGCTTGGGATGACCGGCAAGGAGCAGCCAAGCAACTGTACGATTTGCTTGAGGCAGGTGGTGTCAAGGTTTGGTTCAGCGAAAAGGATCTTGGCCTTGGCGTACCGATGATGCGTGCCATTGACAAAGGCTTAGCGACCTCGAAAATCGGACTCGTCTTGGTGACCCCTGCATTGCTTTCACGCCTACCGAAAGAAGGCGTCGCGGACAAAGAGCTTTCGACCCTCCTGCAGGGCAACCGGCTCGTGCCCATCGTGCACGGTACGACATACACAGCGCTCCGGGATGTCAGCCCCTTGTTAGCTTCGAGAAGCGGCCTTGACACATCAGAAGACACGATGGCGGTAGTCGCAACCAAGATTGCTGAGTTAGTTGCCATCTGGAGGTGA
- a CDS encoding DUF2188 domain-containing protein produces MSKRNQHVVPREDGWAVKGAGAKRDTQVFDRKQDAVDRAREISQNQKSELVVHGQNGQIQYKDSHGNDRFPPRG; encoded by the coding sequence ATGAGCAAACGCAATCAGCATGTCGTCCCCCGCGAAGATGGCTGGGCCGTCAAGGGTGCTGGCGCCAAACGTGATACCCAGGTGTTTGACCGCAAACAAGATGCGGTGGATCGCGCCCGGGAGATCTCGCAGAACCAGAAATCCGAGTTGGTGGTCCATGGTCAGAACGGCCAGATTCAATACAAGGACAGTCACGGCAACGACAGGTTTCCGCCCAGAGGGTAA
- a CDS encoding ImmA/IrrE family metallo-endopeptidase — MAIDVDRLSRPERLLWGHGVRKPEHIDLEAIASARGAHVVYRRLDGCAARLVATGDRAVISVAVDDNLGRRRFSLGHELAHWMQDAQRTSFKCASTDIGPQNAEAKSIEADANSFASQLILPDYMVWPWVADRKPSLDLANAMGGAFQASLTASALKLLQRAKVPTAITCHDQRRLKWSRRSRGFSTDFYILNELHQDTSAFEMAFGNIKGLSRPKRESASRWISGPSSFRMEVWSQSIKLPEGSVLTMLSVI; from the coding sequence ATGGCCATTGATGTCGATAGGCTCAGCCGCCCGGAGCGCCTACTCTGGGGGCATGGCGTAAGGAAACCTGAGCACATTGATTTGGAGGCCATTGCCAGTGCCAGGGGCGCTCACGTCGTCTACAGAAGACTCGACGGTTGCGCAGCTCGCTTGGTGGCCACCGGTGATCGTGCGGTCATCAGTGTCGCCGTGGACGACAACCTCGGACGAAGGCGCTTCTCATTGGGGCATGAGTTGGCCCACTGGATGCAGGACGCACAGCGGACATCGTTCAAGTGCGCCAGCACCGACATTGGGCCGCAGAATGCTGAAGCCAAGTCCATCGAGGCCGACGCCAACAGCTTCGCCAGTCAACTGATCCTTCCCGACTACATGGTCTGGCCATGGGTGGCCGATCGCAAGCCAAGCCTCGATCTTGCGAATGCAATGGGCGGCGCTTTTCAAGCCAGCCTGACTGCTTCCGCCCTGAAGTTGCTCCAACGTGCCAAGGTACCGACCGCCATCACCTGCCACGATCAACGAAGGTTGAAATGGTCTAGGCGCAGCCGGGGCTTCTCAACTGATTTCTACATCCTCAACGAATTGCACCAAGACACAAGCGCGTTCGAAATGGCCTTTGGGAACATCAAAGGGCTGAGCCGTCCGAAGCGCGAAAGTGCATCGCGCTGGATCAGCGGCCCAAGCTCCTTTCGAATGGAAGTCTGGTCGCAGTCGATCAAGCTTCCCGAAGGTTCTGTGCTGACCATGCTTTCGGTTATATAG